Proteins found in one Planococcus citri chromosome 2, ihPlaCitr1.1, whole genome shotgun sequence genomic segment:
- the LOC135834782 gene encoding uncharacterized protein in vnfD 5'region-like, producing the protein MPLFATFAMFFKFFSIILANLHQSESTVNLCTSQTPFEQTGHPLPLRNHTWQIIREHNFLYIDKTPFLMKLLHDDYEFDRCMILTRPPGFGKTTFLDMVADFFRGKKDMFKGLAIDAVGNTKYYDWHERKISGPLPKWKEFPVIHLNFREISNFNTKKEFYIQFEFLLKRIAETYRVNTDDRKYFSLGSLIRKLYDINYNPVAILVDEYDYPFHHAYTELNNTELATQIKSHLESMKSTIKTNTDKIGLAFFAGVLSLNVMFKERSGMKVFSDLTDLTLDKDLAEAFGFTENEIKNNMSPYLKKWTQNRNATENVKHISDDPRLHEKTILAGLRSWYGGYQFSEECDANQVFNPVSTMESLRKQEFGSYCTSTDSMHFFVRKFYEKIHRWDYFTWFHSMDKDPYRIYRLNVSPSNLVIPWDLWMFSHGYFTISNYKYEYDGLPEKTVTLKFPNKLTEMATEYNLAMYLPEENKFIHQDYANELVEFSNAMSIQDTENAMRILSIFLFRSYISPQNRNMNPGEMARRLGFFLLTASINYQEGVKCNTDTNSMANEEINVDILQTTDLKMNYIIKIQTTNNVNETAFTALEQLREYFRKHPRSFTQGKENQTNFCFLGLSFVYLEGSAKLNSWIALPFVSGVPQYSNVVAQPQNLKQRLLIKFQ; encoded by the coding sequence ATGCCTCTTTTCGCGACATTTGCaatgtttttcaagttcttcTCAATAATATTAGCGAATTTACACCAAAGTGAATCTACAGTTAACTTATGCACATCACAAACACCATTTGAACAAACGGGCCATCCATTACCACTGAGGAATCATACCTGGCAGATCATTCGTGAACATAATTTTCTCTACATTGACAAGACACCATTTTTAATGAAGCTATTGCATGACGATTATGAGTTTGACAGGTGCATGATTCTTACTCGCCCTCCTGGTTTTGGTAAAACAACCTTTCTAGACATGGTGGCGGATTTCTTTCGAGGAAAAAAAGACATGTTTAAAGGACTCGCAATTGATGCAGTGggaaatacaaaatattatgaCTGGCATGAGCGCAAAATTAGCGGGCCTCTGCCAAAATGGAAGGAATTTCCAGTTATTCATCTCAACTTccgtgaaatttcaaacttcaacaCTAAAAAGGAATTTTATATTCAGTTTGAATTTCTTCTGAAACGTATCGCGGAAACTTACAGAGTGAATACTGACGAtagaaaatatttcagtttgGGTTCTCTTATCAGGAAACTATACGATATCAATTACAACCCAGTCGCCATATTGGTGGACGAGTATGATTATCCATTCCATCATGCATACACAGAGCTGAACAATACGGAGCTGGCAACACAAATTAAATCCCACCTTGAATCGATGAAGTCAACGATCAAGACAAATACTGACAAGATTGGTCTAGCATTTTTTGCAGGTGTGTTATCATTAAATGTGATGTTCAAAGAACGTTCAGGTATGAAGGTCTTTAGTGACCTGACAGACCTGACATTGGATAAAGATCTTGCAGAAGCTTTTGGTTTCACtgaaaacgaaatcaaaaataatatgagtccttacttgaaaaaatggaccCAAAATAGAAATGCTACTGAGAATGTGAAACACATATCAGATGATCCCAGATTacatgaaaaaacaattttggctGGATTAAGAAGCTGGTATGGAGGGTATCAATTTTCAGAAGAATGTGATGCGAATCAAGTTTTCAACCCGGTTTCCACAATGGAAAGCTTACGAAAACAAGAATTTGGCAGCTACTGCACATCAACAGATTCAATGCATTTCTTCGTCcgtaaattttatgagaaaattcaCCGCTGGGACTATTTTACATGGTTCCATTCAATGGACAAAGACCCATACCGTATTTATCGTTTAAACGTCTCTCCTAGCAACCTTGTGATCCCGTGGGATTTGTGGATGTTTTCACACGGGTACTTCACCATTTCCAactataaatacgagtatgatgGTTTACCTGAGAAAACTGTaacattgaaatttcctaaTAAGTTGACAGAAATGGCTACGGAATATAATTTGGCGATGTATCTTCCAGAAGAAAACAAATTTATCCACCAAGATTACGCTAATGAACTTGTAGAATTCAGTAACGCAATGTCAATCCAAGACACTGAAAATGCGATgagaattttgagcattttcctATTCCGATCTTACATAAGCCCTCAAAACAGAAATATGAATCCCGGAGAGATGGCAAGAAGGTTGGGATTTTTTCTTCTTACCGCATCTATCAACTATCAAGAGGGTGTAAAGTGCAACACTGATACCAATTCCATGGCCAATGAAGAAATAAACGTAGATATCCTACAGACGACGGATTTGAAGATGAATtatattatcaaaattcaaactacaaATAATGTCAATGAAACTGCTTTTACAGCTCTCGAACAGCTCCGTGAATATTTCAGAAAGCATCCAAGATCCTTCACGCAGGggaaagaaaatcaaacaaatttttgctTCTTGGGTCTCAGTTTTGTGTATCTTGAAGGATCAGCTAAGCTGAATAGCTGGATTGCTCTACCATTCGTGAGCGGTGTTCCACAGTATTCAAATGTGGTAGCTCAAcctcaaaacttgaaacaaagACTGCTTATAAAATTTCAGTGA